Below is a genomic region from Pseudazoarcus pumilus.
AGACACGGAGGCTGGAATGTTGAAGCGAGCCTCATCTAGATCCTCTCGTATGCAGTCGGGCTCGGCGTTGCTCGATGCCCTTCTTGCGACTCTGGTATTGACGATAGTCGGCATGGGGCCGTTGTTGGTCACGGCCAAGGCGCTCGTAGCTCAGCGCCAGAGTACAGTCCAGCAGCTCACAGCGGTCGAACTGCGCGAGCTGATGCAGATGCGTGGCGTGCGTAGTTGCGACGAATTGGGCACACACGAGGTGCGTGTTGGCGACAACGTCGTGCAGGTCGCGATCGATTGTCCCGAGCGTGGCCCGGTCGCCATCAACGGGGTGCCACTGACCTTGAGCGGCGCGGCCGAGCGCAACGTGCGGCTGTCGGTGACCGCGCCGGACTGGTTTGGCGGTAGCGGAAAGCTGCTGCTTGAGGAGGTTGGCGCGCCGGAGGGCGACGACGGTGAAGATGGCGGCGAGGACGGAGCATGAGGCGTCAGCGCGGCATTTCGCTGATCTCGACGATGATCGGCTTGCTCATCGGCATGCTCGGCGTCGTCACGATGACGGCCATCTATGTCACGCAGTCCACGCAGACTGAACGTACGCGCCAGTCGAGTACGCTGGACGGCCAATCCGCACTGGGCATTGTCGTGGCCCAACTCGAATTGCAGCGCGCGGGGTTCGGCGTCGCCTCAGACACCAACAGTTGTTTTGGACCCTCGGACCCCGGCCCATCCGGTACCGCCAACGAGGATTTCGTATTGATTCGCGATGCCGCGTTCGATGCGGGCGGCTTCACGGCAGGCTCGGCAGTTGACGTGCCCGCGCCGGCGGGGACCGAAGATGAGGAGCCCGACCTTGCGGTCGACGGCAATGCTGTCGCCTGGCATTGGGTCGACGCCGACGGGGGCAGCCAGTGCGCGGCACTGGTGGGCGATGGCGAGCGACTTCTACTGTTGTCCGACACAGACTGTGCAACGGCCACCGACTGGGACAGTTTGAACTGGGGTGATGACGAGATCGCAGTGGTCATGGTCAATGGCGCACCGACCTTCTCTGCTTACCGATCGGCGACGGGTTGTTCTCCTTTCGGTCGTCTGCCGCAAGGCTCTGGACTGTACGTGTCGATCCGCGTCGGCCAAAGCGTCGCAGGCATGAACTCATCGAGTACGTTATGCATTCCCAACATCTGCCAGTGAAACGCGCGTCCCGGCGGCGTCAGCACGGTGCAATCAACCTGTTGATGGTGACGTTGGTCGGTACCGGCGTGCTGGCCGCGACCGCCGTGGCGATCAACGCCATCCGTGGCGCCCAGGATCAGCAACTGGCGCTACACGCCAACACCCAGGCCGCCGCTCGCGCGTGGGATGGCGTCGAGTTGCTGCGCCACTATTTCGCGGCCATACCCGATGAGGATTTCGACGAGTTCGAAGCCTGCTCGGAGGCCAGCCCGTGCGAATTGTCGATCTCCGGCGTCGACTATCTATCGGCGGCCGTAGTGGAATACGTCGAAGAATCGGAACTGACCTCGCAGCGGCGCGTTGTCGCCAACGTGACCGGCAGCGGTGCCGACACCACGGTATCGGTGCAGGCGATCTACGAGTTCGTGCCTCCGGGTGGCGGAGGCAATGAGAATGACGGGGGCGACGACGGCAACCCGCCCGCGCCGCTGGTCAAGATCAATTCGGACCTGAACCTGACCGGCAGCATCAATGTTCTGGGCGGAGAGAACGCCAATCTCGTCGTGGATGGCAACGTGAGCATGAGCGGTTCGGTCTCGGGCATCAACGAGATCTGCGCCACCGGGA
It encodes:
- a CDS encoding PilW family protein — protein: MRRQRGISLISTMIGLLIGMLGVVTMTAIYVTQSTQTERTRQSSTLDGQSALGIVVAQLELQRAGFGVASDTNSCFGPSDPGPSGTANEDFVLIRDAAFDAGGFTAGSAVDVPAPAGTEDEEPDLAVDGNAVAWHWVDADGGSQCAALVGDGERLLLLSDTDCATATDWDSLNWGDDEIAVVMVNGAPTFSAYRSATGCSPFGRLPQGSGLYVSIRVGQSVAGMNSSSTLCIPNICQ